A genomic window from Micromonospora sp. WMMA1947 includes:
- a CDS encoding N,N-dimethylformamidase beta subunit family domain-containing protein yields the protein MDRFRRRTALGLFVGGASAAALGSFEPVHGSRPDDAPTRWPVPPVERENRAAGEPWWPAHGGPAADDRRRQIQGYASTTSVAPGEVIDFHVAVNPGGRFRISVHRIGWYDGAGARTMLTSPELRGKPQPVPVADPEGVLDCRWPVSWRLPVPHGWTSGLYQAVFTSAGGWRACTPFVVRDDRRPAALCVVLPVTTWQAYNQWPRDRRVGKSLYNGYRPSGRRDPALRARAVSFDRPYADAGLPTHFDRDEAAVRWLERNRYDVSYATSFDLHSGRLAPARYRGLVFCGHDEYWSAEMRSATEVGLDGGTSLAFLGANSVYWHARVRPAADGRPERVLECAKTLPDPGAGTGDPTVTWRDLDRPEQALLGVQYNGIVLTPQPLVVRAADHWVWAGTGVADGDRIPGVVAGEADGLHAALPRPAGTALSSSPYPAQQGGRRLQSSHLHETARGAVVFASGTLGWTLALDRQGHRDPRIERATANVLDRMVGPVSPGS from the coding sequence ATGGACCGGTTTCGGCGGCGTACCGCGCTCGGCCTTTTCGTCGGCGGCGCGTCCGCCGCCGCGCTCGGCTCGTTCGAGCCGGTCCACGGCAGCCGGCCCGACGACGCACCCACCCGGTGGCCGGTTCCGCCCGTCGAACGGGAGAACCGCGCCGCCGGCGAGCCGTGGTGGCCCGCGCACGGCGGCCCGGCCGCCGACGACAGGCGGCGTCAGATCCAGGGGTACGCCTCGACGACGAGCGTCGCCCCCGGCGAGGTGATCGATTTCCACGTCGCCGTCAATCCCGGCGGCCGGTTCCGGATCAGCGTGCACCGCATCGGCTGGTACGACGGCGCGGGCGCCCGCACGATGCTGACCAGCCCCGAGCTGAGGGGCAAGCCGCAGCCGGTGCCGGTCGCCGACCCGGAAGGTGTGCTCGACTGCCGGTGGCCGGTGTCCTGGCGCCTGCCCGTCCCGCACGGCTGGACCTCCGGCCTCTACCAGGCGGTCTTCACCTCGGCCGGCGGCTGGCGGGCCTGCACGCCGTTCGTGGTGCGCGACGACAGGCGCCCGGCCGCGCTCTGCGTGGTGCTGCCGGTGACCACCTGGCAGGCGTACAACCAGTGGCCGCGCGACCGGCGGGTCGGCAAGAGCCTCTACAACGGCTACCGGCCCAGTGGGCGGCGCGACCCGGCGCTGCGGGCGCGCGCCGTCTCGTTCGACCGCCCGTACGCCGACGCGGGCCTGCCCACCCACTTCGACCGCGACGAGGCAGCGGTCCGGTGGCTGGAACGCAACCGCTACGACGTCAGCTACGCCACCAGCTTCGACCTGCACTCCGGGCGACTCGCCCCGGCCCGGTACCGGGGTCTGGTGTTCTGCGGGCACGACGAGTACTGGTCGGCCGAGATGCGCAGCGCCACCGAGGTCGGCCTGGACGGGGGCACCAGCCTCGCGTTCCTCGGCGCGAACAGCGTCTACTGGCACGCCCGCGTACGCCCCGCCGCCGACGGCCGCCCCGAACGCGTCCTCGAGTGCGCCAAGACACTGCCCGACCCGGGCGCCGGCACCGGCGACCCGACAGTGACCTGGCGCGACCTGGACCGGCCGGAACAGGCGCTGCTCGGCGTGCAGTACAACGGCATCGTGCTGACCCCGCAGCCGCTCGTGGTGCGCGCCGCCGACCACTGGGTGTGGGCCGGCACCGGCGTCGCCGACGGCGACCGCATCCCGGGCGTGGTCGCGGGCGAGGCGGACGGGCTGCACGCCGCCCTCCCCCGGCCCGCCGGAACCGCGCTCAGCTCGTCGCCGTACCCGGCCCAGCAGGGCGGGCGGCGACTCCAGAGCAGCCACCTCCACGAGACGGCACGCGGAGCTGTCGTCTTCGCCAGCGGCACGCTCGGCTGGACACTGGCACTGGACCGGCAGGGGCACCGTGACCCGCGCATCGAGCGGGCCACGGCGAACGTGCTCGACCGGATGGTCGGGCCGGTCAGCCCGGGATCGTGA
- a CDS encoding type IV toxin-antitoxin system AbiEi family antitoxin domain-containing protein — translation MERAWVIRQIASDQGGVVTRAQALRAGFSRHEIDNLLTSRRWRRLARATYAVDRPGPDGAERRRQIRAAVLSLGPEAHAVLGTAAELHGIAGLPRTGTIHVAVPGHAARPARVRDPAVALHQFEHPEQALTTVDGIPVTAPTHTLAELVLRVRRYVAVALLDSALNQGRISEDEFAAIPALIAGRRGVVNARRYLAEANGGAQSPLETRTRLRCVDGGVPPDALQVEVRDADGYLLGIGDMGWRTARVIAEADGSGPHSTPDALFDDRQRQNRLTNAGWTVLRFTWPDTLRPDYIPQVIRQALAARTRR, via the coding sequence GTGGAACGGGCTTGGGTGATCCGGCAGATCGCGAGTGACCAGGGTGGCGTCGTCACCCGTGCACAGGCGCTCCGGGCCGGCTTCAGCCGGCACGAGATCGACAATCTTCTCACCTCGCGTCGGTGGCGGCGGCTGGCTCGCGCGACGTACGCCGTCGACCGCCCCGGACCCGACGGCGCGGAGCGACGCCGTCAGATCCGGGCGGCGGTCCTGTCGCTGGGTCCGGAGGCGCACGCCGTTCTCGGCACGGCAGCCGAGCTGCACGGGATCGCGGGGCTGCCGAGGACGGGCACGATTCACGTCGCGGTGCCGGGGCACGCGGCGCGGCCGGCCCGTGTCAGGGATCCCGCCGTGGCGTTGCACCAGTTCGAGCATCCCGAGCAGGCGCTGACGACTGTCGACGGCATTCCGGTGACGGCTCCCACGCACACGCTCGCGGAACTCGTCCTCCGGGTACGTCGCTACGTCGCGGTGGCCCTGCTCGACTCGGCGCTCAACCAGGGACGGATCAGTGAGGACGAGTTCGCGGCCATCCCCGCCCTGATCGCGGGCCGCCGGGGCGTGGTGAACGCACGTCGTTACCTGGCCGAGGCGAACGGCGGCGCCCAGTCGCCGCTGGAGACGCGTACCCGTCTCCGGTGCGTCGACGGCGGCGTCCCGCCGGACGCACTCCAGGTCGAGGTGCGGGACGCCGACGGCTACCTGCTCGGCATCGGCGACATGGGCTGGCGGACCGCCCGGGTGATCGCCGAGGCGGACGGAAGTGGTCCGCACTCCACGCCCGATGCGCTCTTCGACGACAGGCAGCGGCAGAACCGTCTGACCAACGCCGGCTGGACCGTCCTCAGGTTCACCTGGCCCGACACCCTCCGTCCCGACTACATCCCCCAGGTGATCCGCCAGGCACTGGCCGCGAGGACCCGGCGTTGA
- the purD gene encoding phosphoribosylamine--glycine ligase, protein MRVLLVGGGGREHALALGLAGDPAVEALFAAPGNPGIAAVAQLREVTPTDPAAVAALAVEVAADLVVIGPEAPLVAGVADAVRAKGIAVFGPSAEAARLEGSKTFAKDVMTAAGVPTARAYTCEDASAVARALDEFGAPYVVKDDGLAAGKGVVVTDDRAAAERHAAECGRVVIEEYLSGPEVSLFVVTDGEAAVPLLPAQDFKRVGDGDTGPNTGGMGAYAPLPWAPPGLVDDVMRDVVHPTLAELRRRGTPFAGLLYVGLAITPSGPRVIEFNARFGDPETQVVLALLETPLGGLLHAAATGTLGAHPPLRWRDGAAVTVVVAADGYPAGPRTGDVITGADRAGIIHAGTRRDADGTLRSAGGRVLCGTATGPDLAAARDAAYALVRDVELAGSHHRTDIAAAAVDGRITIPG, encoded by the coding sequence GTGCGCGTACTTCTTGTGGGTGGTGGTGGGCGGGAGCACGCTCTCGCGCTCGGACTCGCCGGGGATCCGGCCGTCGAGGCGCTGTTCGCGGCTCCGGGGAATCCGGGGATCGCTGCGGTGGCGCAGTTGCGGGAGGTGACACCCACCGACCCGGCGGCGGTGGCGGCCCTCGCCGTCGAGGTCGCGGCCGACCTGGTGGTCATCGGGCCGGAGGCGCCGCTGGTGGCGGGCGTCGCCGACGCGGTACGCGCCAAGGGCATCGCCGTGTTCGGCCCGAGCGCGGAGGCGGCCCGGCTGGAGGGCTCGAAGACGTTCGCCAAGGACGTGATGACCGCTGCCGGTGTGCCGACCGCCCGCGCGTACACCTGCGAGGACGCGTCGGCGGTGGCGCGCGCGCTCGACGAGTTCGGCGCGCCGTACGTGGTGAAGGACGACGGGCTCGCCGCCGGCAAGGGCGTGGTGGTCACCGACGACCGGGCGGCTGCCGAGCGGCACGCCGCGGAGTGCGGCCGGGTGGTGATCGAGGAGTACCTGTCCGGTCCCGAGGTCTCCCTGTTCGTGGTCACCGACGGCGAGGCGGCGGTGCCGCTGCTGCCCGCGCAGGACTTCAAGCGCGTCGGCGACGGCGACACCGGGCCGAACACCGGCGGGATGGGCGCGTACGCGCCGCTGCCGTGGGCCCCGCCCGGCCTGGTCGACGACGTGATGCGCGACGTGGTGCACCCGACGCTGGCGGAGCTGCGCCGCCGGGGCACGCCGTTCGCCGGCCTGCTCTACGTGGGCCTGGCCATCACGCCGTCCGGCCCGCGGGTGATCGAGTTCAACGCGCGCTTCGGCGACCCGGAGACGCAGGTCGTGCTCGCCCTGTTGGAGACGCCGCTGGGTGGGCTGCTGCACGCCGCCGCCACCGGCACGCTCGGCGCGCACCCGCCGCTGCGCTGGCGCGACGGTGCGGCGGTCACGGTCGTGGTGGCGGCTGACGGCTATCCGGCGGGCCCGCGTACCGGTGATGTGATCACCGGCGCGGACCGCGCCGGGATCATCCACGCCGGGACCCGCCGGGACGCCGACGGCACGTTGCGCTCCGCCGGCGGCCGGGTCCTCTGCGGTACGGCGACCGGGCCGGACCTGGCCGCCGCGCGCGACGCCGCCTACGCCCTGGTACGCGACGTGGAGCTGGCCGGTTCCCACCACCGCACCGACATCGCGGCGGCGGCTGTGGACGGCCGGATCACGATCCCGGGCTGA
- a CDS encoding adenylosuccinate synthase yields the protein MPAIVLLGAQWGDEGKGKVTDLLGERVDYVVRYSGGNNAGHTVITPDGQKYALHLMPSGALSPSAMIVIGNGVVVDPKVLLQEIDGLAERGVDVSRLRISGDAHLIMPHHRALDRVVERYLGSSRIGTTGRGIGPAYGDKVARMGIRLQDLLDPGILRKKLELALREKNQLLFKIYNRKAIDVEETVEEYLQYAERLRPYIAETRVMLWDALDRGETVLLEGAQATMLDMDHGTYPFVTSSNPTAGGACVGAGIPPTAITKVIAVSKAYTTRVGSGPFPTELFDDNGQHLRKVGHEYGTTTGRERRCGWFDAVVARYACRLNGVTDLVVTKLDVLTGLAKVPICVGYEINGERFDDMPMTQTDFHHATPIYEELDGWWEDITKARTEDELPENARRYIARIEELTGTRVSVVGVGPGREENVLRHPLLP from the coding sequence ATGCCAGCGATCGTGCTGCTCGGCGCCCAGTGGGGCGACGAGGGCAAGGGCAAGGTTACCGACCTGCTGGGTGAGCGGGTCGACTACGTCGTGCGCTACTCCGGCGGCAACAACGCAGGCCACACGGTGATCACGCCGGACGGCCAGAAGTACGCGCTGCACCTCATGCCGTCGGGTGCGCTGTCACCGAGCGCGATGATCGTGATCGGCAACGGCGTGGTGGTCGACCCGAAGGTGCTGCTGCAGGAGATCGACGGCCTCGCCGAGCGCGGCGTGGACGTGTCCCGCCTGCGCATCTCCGGTGACGCACACCTGATCATGCCGCACCACCGGGCGCTGGACCGGGTGGTGGAGCGCTACCTCGGCAGCTCCCGCATCGGCACCACCGGCCGGGGCATCGGCCCTGCGTACGGCGACAAGGTCGCCCGGATGGGCATCCGCCTGCAGGACCTGCTCGACCCGGGCATCCTGCGCAAGAAGCTGGAACTGGCGCTCCGCGAGAAGAACCAGCTGCTGTTCAAGATCTACAACCGCAAGGCGATCGACGTCGAGGAGACCGTCGAGGAGTACCTCCAGTACGCCGAGCGGCTGCGCCCGTACATCGCCGAGACCCGGGTGATGCTCTGGGACGCGCTCGACCGCGGCGAGACCGTGCTGCTGGAGGGCGCCCAGGCCACCATGCTCGACATGGACCACGGCACCTACCCCTTCGTCACCTCGTCGAACCCGACGGCCGGCGGGGCGTGCGTGGGCGCGGGCATCCCGCCGACCGCGATCACCAAGGTCATCGCGGTGAGCAAGGCGTACACGACGCGGGTGGGTTCCGGTCCGTTCCCGACCGAGCTGTTCGACGACAACGGGCAGCACCTGCGCAAGGTCGGCCACGAGTACGGCACCACCACCGGCCGGGAGCGCCGCTGCGGCTGGTTCGACGCCGTGGTGGCCCGGTACGCGTGCCGCCTCAACGGCGTCACCGACCTGGTGGTCACGAAGCTGGACGTGCTGACCGGCCTCGCGAAGGTGCCGATCTGCGTCGGGTACGAGATCAACGGTGAGCGTTTCGACGACATGCCGATGACGCAGACCGACTTCCACCACGCCACGCCGATCTACGAAGAGCTCGACGGCTGGTGGGAGGACATCACCAAGGCTCGCACCGAGGACGAGCTCCCGGAGAACGCGCGGCGCTACATCGCCCGCATCGAGGAGCTGACCGGCACCCGGGTGAGCGTGGTAGGCGTAGGCCCAGGCCGAGAGGAAAACGTCCTCCGCCACCCCCTCCTCCCCTAA